The DNA window GAAACGCGGCACGCCGATGTGGCCGTCTATCGCCATTGGCGGCCTCGCCGTCGGAGTCCTCGCCATCAACATCGGCAACGCCTCCCTCTTCACCACGCTCTGCAGCGTCTGCATCGTCATGGTCTACGTGGCATACCTCCTGGTCACCGTTCCGCAACTGCTCAGCCGCCTGCGCGGAGACTGGAACCGGGTGGGACAGACCATGCCAGCCGGGCTGTTCTCGCTCGGACGCTGGGGACTGCCCGTCAACATCCTGGCCGTCCTCTACGGCGCCCTGATGGTGGTAAATCTCGCCTGGCCGCGCCCCGAGGTCTACGACCCCAGCGGCGAAAACGGGCTCCTGCTGTTCTCCGCACCGCTCATGGTCGGGGCCGTGCTGCTCCTGGGACTCTGGGTGCGCAGCCGCAAATCCTTAAGCGTGCCCGCAGCGTAGGCACTTACCACTGTTGATCAACAAACACCACACAGAAATGACTGACATGACACAGACCCGCGAATCCCGAAAGACCGCCGCAGGTACCGCCACCACGGCGGGTGCGCGCGCCCATGCCCGCGCCCAGCACGGACGGACCGCAGGCACCATGATCCACGTCCCCGCGGCCACGGCACCCGAACGCCTGACGGCCGGGCTGGCGGCTGAGGCCGCGGCGTCACTCATCTGGGCCGAGTCGCTCGCGTTCGGCCGGTACACGCATCTGGAACTGGCCCGCGGAACCAGGATCCGGCTCACCGATACGGACGGCGATGCCTGCGTCCATGCCGTGCTCTTCCGGGCCGGAGCGAGCTCCGAGCGGATCAACGTCGCGGACACCGTAAAGGTCCCCTGGCAGGCCTACCTTGGGCCGGGCCATCCGCTGCTCTCCGACGCCGGCCGGCTGATGGCGACCGTCGTTGCCGACTCCTCAGGAAGGCACGATGCCCTCACCGGAACCACCAACGTTGCAGGCAACCAGGCGAAATACGGTGCAGGCTCCGCGCACAGCGCGTCACCCGCTGGCCGCGAGCTGATAACTCTCGGCGCCCTCAAACACGGCATCAGCCAGCGCGAAGTGCCTCCATCGGTTTCCTTCTTCAAGGGCATCACTGTCGACGCGGACGGTGGCATCCGGTTCACCGGCAGCGCCGGTGCCGGCACTACCGTCGAACTTCTCCTGCACATGGACGCGGTTCTGGTGCTGGCCAACACGGCCCACCCGCTGGACCCGCGGCCAGACTTCACGGGAAGCACCGTGGACATCGTTGCATGGCAGGCGCCCGAAGACCTCGAAGCCCTCGCCGCGGGGAACCTGGGATTCAAACCCGGACCCGAACACCTGCTCGCCCTCCAGAACACCGAACTCGACTTCACTGCAAGGACTTCCGCATGAACACCCGCACCGTTACTTTCCAGCCGGAAACAAGCCAGCCCGGACAAGGTCTCCAGCCGGACGCCGCAACCGCCGCCCTGGTCCCCGGACATGTGGTCTTGGACGAATATGTCGAAGCCCGCGGACCGTGGTCTGCCGTGGTGGAAGCCGGGGACGCCCTCACCATCGTGGACCTTGAAGGCAACCAGGCCGTGGACTGCCTCCTCTACGCGGCCGATGAGACCGCCACGCGCTACTCCGCCGCCACAACCATCGCCGCGCAGCGGTCCATCTTCCTGACCACCGGATCCGTGCTAAGAGCGGACAGCGGCGAAGCGCTCATGACCGTCGTGGCCGATGAACTCGGTGTCCACGACACCATCGGTGGAGCCTGTTCACAGGAATCGAACACCCTGCGCTACGGCCAACACACGCACGAACAACATGCCTGCGTGGAAAACTTCCTCATCGAAGGCTCCAAATGGGGCCTCGGAAAGTCGGACCTCGTCTCCAACATCAACTGGTTCATGAACGTGCCCGTGGACCCCGACGGTGCCCTCGGAATCGTGGACGGGCTTTCAGCGCCCGGCAAACGCGTGGCACTCCGCGCCGAGGCCGACACACTGGTCCTTGTCTCCAACTGCCCCCAGATCAACAACCCCTGCAACGGCTTCAACCCCACGCCCGTCCGCATGATCGTCACCCGCCCGGAGGCCTCACGATGAACCGTTTCGGTACCCTCCTCGTCGCCAACCGCGGCGAAATCGCATGCCGGATCATCGAATCCGCACGGAAGATCGGGCTGCGGACCGTGGCCGTGTTCTCCGAGGCGGACCGCGGCGCCAAGCACGTGCGCCTCGCCGACGAAGCCGTGCTGCTGGGCCCGGCACCTGCCAAGGAGTCCTACCTCCGGGTCGATGCCATCCTGGCCGCGGCGGCGGCCACCGGAGCCGGCGCTATCCACCCCGGCTACGGCTTCTTGTCCGAGGACGCCGGGTTCGCCGAGGCCGTGGAAGCCGCCGGGCTCGTCTTCGTTGGCCCTGCTCCGGATCAGCTGCGGATCTTCGGCACCAAGCACACTGCCCGGGACGCCGCCCAGCGGGCCGGAGTGCCCATGATCGCCGGTTCGGGACTGCTCGAAGACCTCGACGCAGCCGTCGCGGCCTCCGCCACGATCGGCTTCCCGCTGATGCTCAAGGCCACCGGAGGAGGCGGCGGCATCGGCATGGCCGTCTGCCGCACCGAGGCCGAACTGGCCGAGAACTACGCCCGGGTGGCCCGGCTTGCCAGCTCGAGTTTCGGCACGGCCGGCGTCTTCGCCGAGCGCTACATCGAACACGCCCGCCACGTCGAGGTACAGATTTTCGGCGACGGCGAAGGCCGCGTGGTCAGCCTCGGGGACCGCGACTGCTCCCTGCAGCGCCGGCACCAGAAGGTCCTCGAAGAAGCGCCCGCGCCGGACCTGCCGGCCGGGCTGCGCGAAGAACTGCACCGCAGCTCCCGTGCACTCTGCGCCTCCGTGGGCTACCGCTCCGCGGGCACGGTGGAGTTCGTCTACGACCCCGTGCGGCAGGAAGCCTCCTTCCTCGAAGTGAACGCCCGCCTGCAGGTGGAGCACCCGGTCACGGAAGCCGTGACCGGCGTCGACCTGGTGGAATGGATGCTCAACCTGGCGCAGCAGCAGCCCGTGCTGGACGGCCTCCCGGACAGCCTCCCGGTGACCGGCCACGCCGTGGAAGCACGGATTTACGCGGAAGACCCGGCCCGCAACTTCCAGCCCAGCGCCGGAACGGTCACCAACGCCCAATACCCGGGCTCCGACGTCGTCCGCGTTGACGCCTGGGTGGAAACCGGCAGCGAGGTGTCCACCAGCTACGACCCGCTCCTGGGCAAGCTCATCTCCTTCGGCGCTAGCCGGGACGAAGCCCTCGACTCCCTGTCCGACGCCCTGGCGCAAACCCGCATGGACGGCATCGAAACCAACCTCGGCATGCTGCGCTCCGTCACCGGACTGGACGTGGTCCGCACCGCCACGCACTCCACCAGCACCTTGGACAGCGTGGGCGACCCCGAACCCCGCCTCACCGTGGA is part of the Arthrobacter sp. KBS0703 genome and encodes:
- a CDS encoding urea amidolyase associated protein UAAP2 translates to MNTRTVTFQPETSQPGQGLQPDAATAALVPGHVVLDEYVEARGPWSAVVEAGDALTIVDLEGNQAVDCLLYAADETATRYSAATTIAAQRSIFLTTGSVLRADSGEALMTVVADELGVHDTIGGACSQESNTLRYGQHTHEQHACVENFLIEGSKWGLGKSDLVSNINWFMNVPVDPDGALGIVDGLSAPGKRVALRAEADTLVLVSNCPQINNPCNGFNPTPVRMIVTRPEASR
- a CDS encoding urea amidolyase associated protein UAAP1, translated to MTQTRESRKTAAGTATTAGARAHARAQHGRTAGTMIHVPAATAPERLTAGLAAEAAASLIWAESLAFGRYTHLELARGTRIRLTDTDGDACVHAVLFRAGASSERINVADTVKVPWQAYLGPGHPLLSDAGRLMATVVADSSGRHDALTGTTNVAGNQAKYGAGSAHSASPAGRELITLGALKHGISQREVPPSVSFFKGITVDADGGIRFTGSAGAGTTVELLLHMDAVLVLANTAHPLDPRPDFTGSTVDIVAWQAPEDLEALAAGNLGFKPGPEHLLALQNTELDFTARTSA